From Psychrobacillus sp. FSL K6-2836, a single genomic window includes:
- a CDS encoding DMT family transporter → MNQANTSKSIVLPLIISIIAISFAAIFVKWSHAPASILSMYRMILAALLLLPVVWFKRREFKKLTNKEWLLLFVAGMFLALHFALWFGSLKLTTVASSTIILALQPIIALIGGVILFKERTTKSALLTMGIAVIGAVMVGWGDFGLSRNAILGDILSFLSVIAVVGYLLIGQKAVKKVSHWIYSFTVFGFAAIALVVYNLLTGVVMGGYDLKEWGIFVLLAVVPTISHLINNWLMNYVTATTISMSILGEPVGATILAAIFLGERLVGWQIVGGVLVLIGVFLFILQQMNRYPKRKMQKTRQS, encoded by the coding sequence GCGATTTCGTTTGCGGCCATTTTTGTCAAGTGGTCTCATGCACCCGCTAGTATATTAAGTATGTATCGAATGATTTTAGCGGCTCTTTTGTTACTGCCAGTCGTTTGGTTTAAGAGGCGAGAGTTTAAGAAACTAACGAACAAAGAATGGCTACTGCTGTTTGTTGCAGGTATGTTCTTAGCTTTACATTTTGCCTTATGGTTCGGATCTTTAAAACTGACAACGGTTGCAAGCTCAACCATTATTCTTGCACTACAGCCTATTATCGCGTTGATTGGTGGTGTCATATTATTTAAAGAAAGAACGACGAAATCAGCACTGTTGACCATGGGTATTGCGGTAATTGGGGCAGTGATGGTTGGTTGGGGAGATTTTGGACTGAGTAGGAATGCCATTCTGGGAGATATTCTTTCTTTTCTTAGTGTTATTGCTGTTGTTGGATATTTATTGATTGGTCAAAAAGCGGTGAAAAAAGTTTCTCATTGGATTTATAGCTTCACTGTTTTTGGATTTGCAGCCATTGCACTCGTTGTCTATAACTTACTGACTGGCGTTGTAATGGGAGGTTATGATTTAAAGGAATGGGGAATTTTCGTATTGTTGGCAGTTGTACCGACAATTTCTCACTTGATAAACAACTGGCTAATGAATTATGTGACTGCCACAACAATATCTATGAGTATTTTAGGAGAACCAGTAGGGGCAACCATCCTTGCTGCTATTTTCCTAGGTGAGCGACTAGTAGGTTGGCAAATTGTTGGTGGTGTATTAGTGCTCATTGGTGTGTTTTTGTTTATCTTACAGCAGATGAATCGGTATCCGAAAAGAAAAATGCAAAAAACTAGACAATCTTAA
- a CDS encoding polysaccharide biosynthesis protein — protein MFTNATILITGGTGSWGIELIKQLLLLDPRKIIIFSRNENRQVMMRRNFEDTRLQFNIGDIRDENALSAACVGVDYVFHLAALKHVPVCEENPLESIKTNIVGTQNVIEASIKNQVKKVIYVSTDKAADPANTYGMTKALGEKLILHANEMGSPTRFLCIRGGNVLGSSGSVLPIFIKQLEEENQIRITDKRMTRYFVTPHQAIKTLLQATELGNGGEIFVMHMNACNILDLAEVLIEYYHKEDVHILEIGARVGEKTHEVLIAENEIPMATIFNKDLIKISASNSTNENSSVPAVLIDTKQKLMSKQEIKELLVEGNFLK, from the coding sequence GTGTTTACCAATGCAACAATATTGATAACCGGGGGGACAGGCTCATGGGGAATTGAACTAATCAAACAACTTCTTCTTCTTGACCCTAGGAAAATTATTATCTTTTCAAGAAATGAAAATAGACAAGTCATGATGCGAAGAAATTTTGAAGATACAAGACTACAATTTAATATAGGGGATATACGAGATGAAAATGCTCTTTCCGCAGCCTGCGTTGGAGTAGATTATGTGTTTCACTTAGCAGCACTTAAACATGTACCTGTCTGTGAGGAGAATCCTCTAGAATCTATTAAAACGAATATAGTTGGAACGCAGAATGTAATTGAAGCTTCCATAAAGAACCAAGTAAAAAAAGTAATCTACGTTTCTACAGATAAAGCAGCAGACCCAGCTAATACGTATGGTATGACGAAGGCACTTGGGGAAAAGCTGATTCTGCATGCAAACGAAATGGGCTCGCCTACTAGGTTCTTATGCATTCGAGGAGGGAATGTGCTTGGAAGCAGTGGCAGTGTATTACCAATTTTCATCAAACAACTAGAAGAAGAAAACCAAATCCGTATTACCGATAAAAGAATGACACGGTATTTTGTCACACCACATCAAGCGATCAAAACTCTTCTTCAGGCTACAGAATTAGGAAATGGAGGAGAGATCTTTGTTATGCATATGAATGCTTGTAATATACTCGACTTAGCTGAAGTACTTATTGAGTATTATCACAAAGAAGATGTCCACATCCTAGAAATCGGTGCTCGAGTTGGAGAAAAGACCCATGAGGTGTTAATCGCAGAAAACGAAATACCAATGGCCACCATATTTAACAAAGATTTGATAAAAATTTCTGCCTCAAATTCTACCAACGAAAATTCGTCTGTACCCGCTGTTTTAATAGACACGAAACAAAAACTAATGTCTAAACAAGAGATTAAAGAATTATTAGTAGAAGGCAACTTTCTGAAGTAA
- a CDS encoding DUF1796 family putative cysteine peptidase has product MDLSQLKGEYDAIFSLGDLCLASIQLKKHNLRPYSGVLDWMASPELSQVNTLLENRFIGFLEYDNLRVVGYADSFICVSDDGYNLVSNHDFDGEKNTLTYLGAYAEVMEKYERRIRRFLSEMDNAKRILFVRTEGSLEDTAVLQDVLSRLVKHDFSILLINHTYVQGIVEKSWPLEKVCSIEFPNQDTWEGNHDLWKEVLSGIRLRT; this is encoded by the coding sequence ATGGATTTAAGTCAACTTAAAGGAGAATATGATGCCATATTTAGTCTAGGAGATCTCTGCTTAGCATCCATCCAACTGAAAAAACACAACTTGAGACCATACTCAGGCGTACTAGATTGGATGGCTAGTCCTGAACTATCCCAAGTAAATACGCTATTAGAAAATCGATTTATAGGTTTCCTCGAATATGACAATCTACGTGTTGTCGGATATGCTGATTCGTTTATATGCGTTTCAGATGATGGCTATAATCTTGTTTCGAATCACGATTTTGATGGAGAAAAAAATACACTAACTTATCTAGGTGCCTATGCGGAAGTAATGGAAAAGTATGAACGAAGAATCAGACGCTTTCTTTCCGAAATGGATAATGCTAAACGAATATTATTTGTCCGAACAGAAGGATCGTTAGAGGACACTGCAGTTTTACAAGATGTCCTTTCTAGATTAGTAAAACACGACTTCAGCATTTTACTCATTAACCACACATATGTCCAAGGAATTGTAGAAAAAAGTTGGCCTTTAGAAAAAGTTTGTTCGATTGAATTTCCTAATCAGGATACATGGGAAGGAAATCATGACTTATGGAAAGAGGTGTTAAGCGGGATTCGTTTGCGTACGTGA